ACCTTTTCTGACGCAAAAACTCTGTCAGTTGGTTATACAGCAGGATAAATTTAACCCAGAAAGGTACAATAGCGATTTAGTTAAGCAAGTCGTCCACGCTTGTATAGTAGAGGATTGGGAAGGTCAAGATGAGCCAGATCATTTGAGAATTATTCGAGACAGGATTCTCAGAAATGAACAAAAAGTGGTCCAGTTGCTGGGAATGTACCAGAAAATCTTACAAAGGGGAGAAATTGACGCCGATGGGAGTTTAGAGCAAATTGAGTTGAGACTTTCGGGATTGGTGATAGAGAAACAGGGAAAGCTCAAAGTTTATAATCCCATTTATCAAGCTGTTTTTAATCGAAAATGGGTCGAGCAAAATTTAGATAACTTGCGACCCTATGCTCAAGCTATGTCTGGCTGGATCGCTTCTGGTCGTCGTGATGAATCTTGTTTATTGTCAGAAATAGAGTTACAAAATGCTTTCGCCTGGTCTTTGGGAAGAAGTCTGAGTGAAACTGACTATCAATTTTTAGTTGCCAGTCAAGATTTAGCTAAACAGAGAACCCATAGATTACTCAAAGCTACTGAACAAGCGAGTAAACTCTTGGCTTCAGCTAGAGCTAGAGCGAAACAAGAAGTATTTAAACAGAGGATTTGGTGGGGAGCGATGCCCTTAACTGTGTTGGGTATGACTGCTTTGATCATGTTATTACGTTTTGGTGGACTATTACAAGGACTAGAATGGGATCTCTTTGATTATTTCTTGGTGTGGCGACCTATTGAAGCTCAAGATACTCGTGTGGTTATTGTCACCATTGATGAAAAAGATCTGACCCAGGTTGGACAGTGGCCTATTCCTGATGGAATCTTAGCTGAGGCTATTGTTAATATTAAAGCTCAAAATCCTAATGCTATCGGATTAGATCTTTATCGAGATTTAGTTGTAGAACCTGGACATGAGCAGTTGGTAGATGTGTTTCGATCGACCCCTAATCTATTTGGGATAGAGAAAGCGATCGCTAATAAAATTGCTCCCTCTCCTATTTTAAGTCAGCTTGGACAAGTGGGTTTTGCTGATATGGTGGTGGATGCTGATGGGAAAGTACGTCGCGCCCTTTTGTCTGTTATTCTTTCTGATGATGATTTGCGCCATAGTTTGGCCCTAAAGTTGTCCTTGCATTATCTTGAAGCTAAGAACATTACCGTAGCAAACCTGGACAATAAGGGACATCGAGTCCGGTTGGGAAAAGCGGTTTTTACTCGATTTACAGGTAATGATGGAGGCTATGTTCGCTCTGAGTCTGGAGGATATCAAATTTTAATCAATTTTCGCGGAACTCAGGAAAATTTTGTCTCTTTGTCTTTGACGGAGGTGTTGAATAACCAAATAACACCCGATCTGTTTCGCGATCGCATTATTCTCATTGGTTCTACTGCTGAAAGTATTCATGATTTCTACTACACGCCCTACAGCAACCGTTTATTTAATTCCCCTGAGTTGATGCCTGGGATCTTTATACATGCTAATATTATTAGTCAGATTCTCAGTGCAGCTATTGATCGACGTTCCCCCCTTAATGTTTACTCTGAGCCGATAGA
Above is a window of Gloeocapsa sp. PCC 73106 DNA encoding:
- a CDS encoding CHASE2 domain-containing protein: MTAAQSNYEYQVGGSLDSDAPSYVTREADLSFYQALKAGRFCYVLNSRQMGKSSLRVRTMRRLQNEGTVCAFIDLTGIGTQEVTPEKWYAGIIQSLVSSCQLSSKIQWRSWWREQRDLFSPVQRLSLFIEEVLLVEIKQNIVIFVDEIDRVLSQQFSLDDFFGLIRYFYDNRDTYPDYRRLSFALLGVATPSDLIRDKTQTPFNIGQAIQLQGFQPHEVKPLSDGLQGKVAYPEVVLQEILEWTGGQPFLTQKLCQLVIQQDKFNPERYNSDLVKQVVHACIVEDWEGQDEPDHLRIIRDRILRNEQKVVQLLGMYQKILQRGEIDADGSLEQIELRLSGLVIEKQGKLKVYNPIYQAVFNRKWVEQNLDNLRPYAQAMSGWIASGRRDESCLLSEIELQNAFAWSLGRSLSETDYQFLVASQDLAKQRTHRLLKATEQASKLLASARARAKQEVFKQRIWWGAMPLTVLGMTALIMLLRFGGLLQGLEWDLFDYFLVWRPIEAQDTRVVIVTIDEKDLTQVGQWPIPDGILAEAIVNIKAQNPNAIGLDLYRDLVVEPGHEQLVDVFRSTPNLFGIEKAIANKIAPSPILSQLGQVGFADMVVDADGKVRRALLSVILSDDDLRHSLALKLSLHYLEAKNITVANLDNKGHRVRLGKAVFTRFTGNDGGYVRSESGGYQILINFRGTQENFVSLSLTEVLNNQITPDLFRDRIILIGSTAESIHDFYYTPYSNRLFNSPELMPGIFIHANIISQILSAAIDRRSPLNVYSEPI